A single window of Lutzomyia longipalpis isolate SR_M1_2022 chromosome 1, ASM2433408v1 DNA harbors:
- the LOC129797220 gene encoding zinc finger TRAF-type-containing protein 1 homolog, which yields MADARIETNAPGPSPSATPINPLLPSLAEIQAVESPGVPPQPESGGSPQTTSNVVVDPLGLEPTAKRRKFETNSQINEKLEHRLGGILCCAVCLDLPKIAVYQCQMGHLMCAACFTHLLADGRLRDQAATCPNCRVEISKSTASRNLAVEKAVSELPSDCQFCGKEFPSKSLERHEQFECEERPANCKYIRIGCQWKGPVHEAREHEEMCSHPKKSGAEVMTALQARDVDFEEEKKFYATLIDLLSYEKIIFNDLQMKPYRTDEYVQKLFYETARFTAFNHQWVVKARINNSQRDPHQSCEREITYQLILKTKTSCPLNIHFFALKGPFSDMKLNTKIYKHDFTDTENMSEYNLLPLPDSSECNRLLASKAINFRLIMFLLSK from the exons ATGGCGGACGCGAGAATTGAGACAAATGCTCCAGGACCGTCCCCATCTGCGACTCCCATAAATCCCCTACTTCCGTCGCTCGCGGAAATTCAAGCGGTCGAATCCCCAGGGGTTCCGCCGCAGCCCGAAAGTGGCGGATCACCCCAGACTACGTCCAATGTTGTCGTGGACCCCCTCGGTTTGGAGCCCACGGCAAAGCGCCGTAAATTCGAAACTAATTCgcaaatcaatgaaaaattggagCACCGCCTCGGGGGCATCCTCTGCTGTGCGGTATGTCTGGATTTGCCAAAAATCGCTGTTTATCAG tgTCAAATGGGTCATTTGATGTGTGCAGCCTGTTTCACTCATCTCCTAGCTGATGGAAG ATTACGCGATCAAGCAGCAACATGCCCCAATTGCCGCGTGGAAATCTCCAAGAGCACTGCAAGCAGGAATCTTGCAGTGGAGAAAGCTGTCTCTGAATTGCCCAGCGATTGTCAG TTCTGCGGAAAGGAATTTCCATCAAAATCCTTAGAGCGCCATGAGCAATTTGAATGTGAAGAGAGGCCGGCTAATTGCAAGTACATCCGCATCGGTTGCCAGTGGAAGGGACCCGTTCATgagg CTCGTGAGCATGAGGAAATGTGCTCACACCCAAAGAAATCCGGGGCAGAAGTGATGACCGCTCTTCAAGCACGTGATGTGGActttgaggaagaaaagaaattctatgctACCCTCATTGATCTACTGAGCTATGAAAAGATCATCTTCAATGATCTCCAAATGAAGCCATATCGCACGGATGAGTATGTGCAGAAGCTATTCTACGAGACGGCCAGATTCACGGCATTCAATCATCAATGGGTTGTGAAGGCCAGAATCAACAATAGCCAGAGAGACCCGCATCAATCGTGTGAACGTGAAATAACATACCAGTTGATTCTCAAAACAAAAACTTCATGTCCTCTCAACATTCACTTTTTCGCCCTCAAGGGCCCATTCTCCGATATGAAGCTCAATACAAAGATCTACAAGCATGACTTTACCGACACT GAAAATATGAGCGAATACAACCTACTTCCACTTCCGGATAGCTCAGAATGCAATAGATTGCTGGCATCAAAGGCTATCAACTTCCGCCTCATTATGTTTCTCCTCTCAAAGTAG
- the LOC129797214 gene encoding probable splicing factor, arginine/serine-rich 7, translating to MAGGGTTTKVVQITNIAPQATKDQMQNLFGSIGKIDDLRLYPTIRDVSCPVVSRICYVKYQESSSVAVAQHMTNTVFIDRALIVIPVYSGLIPDEYKALEMSSNGTLVPGLQSAGSKLPPELVNRIDGVPPSQVIMTTDPKLELNKLPLYPPLPVNFDARKIEETRRTIMVIDISMDWTIEELMEFFSSAGEVKYGRIAEVEYTRHAMIEFTEQKSIIEAFKLHGTEYKGHPLSVYHSTQPITKPETKSNEAAQKEIEEAMCIVKEAQNMISAAIDPVIGMLSKDKSAPSRSRRSRSRSREHRHSRSRSRKRSSSRKRSSSRKRSKSRRRSRSRSRSRSRSRTRSKRSRRRSRSKSKRSSSRSRKRSRSRSKKSPSRSSRRSRSRDRRRKSRSRHRSRSRSHRHSSRDRKTSSRSHRREERNRRSRSRSRSKRKESSRSSRRHHTPEVSTKRSKDEKIQRDYDDEEKIGLDEAAAPPLPPPMEEKREPIPPHTPSPEKSDNMDISP from the coding sequence ATGGCTGGTGGCGGAACGACGACGAAGGTGGTGCAAATCACCAATATTGCCCCCCAAGCGACCAAGGACCAAATGCAGAATCTCTTTGGAAGCATCGGGAAGATTGACGATTTGCGCCTGTATCCCACAATCCGGGATGTCTCCTGCCCCGTAGTGTCGAGAATTTGCTACGTGAAGTACCAGGAGAGCAGCAGTGTGGCGGTAGCGCAACATATGACCAACACTGTCTTCATCGATCGCGCTCTCATTGTAATTCCAGTGTACTCGGGCTTAATTCCGGATGAGTACAAGGCCCTGGAGATGTCCAGCAATGGCACTTTGGTGCCTGGTTTGCAGTCGGCTGGATCCAAATTGCCCCCAGAATTGGTCAATCGCATCGATGGGGTGCCCCCGAGTCAAGTAATAATGACGACAGATCCAAAGTTGGAGCTCAACAAATTGCCGCTCTACCCACCACTTCCGGTGAATTTTGATGCACGCAAGATCGAAGAAACTCGTCGTACCATCATGGTAATCGATATCAGCATGGATTGGACAATTGAGGAGCTCATGGAGTTCTTCAGCAGCGCTGGAGAAGTAAAGTACGGACGTATTGCAGAAGTTGAGTACACCCGGCATGCGATGATTGAGTTCACGGAACAAAAATCCATTATTGAGGCATTCAAGCTGCATGGGACAGAGTACAAGGGCCACCCATTGAGTGTCTATCACTCCACGCAGCCCATAACGAAACCGGAAACTAAGAGCAATGAAGCAGCTCAGAAGGAGATCGAGGAAGCCATGTGCATCGTCAAAGAGGCACAAAACATGATATCGGCTGCTATTGATCCGGTTATTGGGATGCTGTCCAAGGACAAGAGTGCCCCCAGCCGTTCGAGAAGATCTCGATCACGTTCTCGTGAGCATCGCCACTCACGCAGCCGCTCGAGAAAGCGCTCTTCATCCCGTAAGCGATCATCTTCGAGGAAGCGTTCCAAGTCCAGAAGACGAAGTCGGTCACGATCTCGATCCCGTTCTCGCTCCAGGACACGCTCAAAACGTTCACGACGTCGTTCCCGAAGCAAGTCCAAGCGCTCCTCGTCTCGTTCGCGAAAGCGTTCTCGTTCTCGATCGAAGAAGTCACCATCTCGCTCCTCGAGGCGATCCCGCTCTCGCGATCGTCGCCGCAAGTCCAGATCACGCCATCGCAGCCGTTCTCGCTCCCATCGTCACTCATCACGCGATCGGAAGACATCCTCGAGATCCCACAGGCGTGAGGAGCGCAATCGACGCAGCCGTAGTCGCAGTCGATCCAAGAGAAAAGAATCCAGTCGTTCTTCGAGACGCCACCACACTCCGGAAGTCTCCACGAAACGTTCCAAGGATGAGAAGATTCAGCGGGACTACGATGATGAGGAGAAAATTGGGCTGGATGAGGCGGCAGCCCCACCTCTGCCGCCCCCCATGGAGGAAAAGCGCGAACCCATACCTCCTCACACGCCATCGCCCGAGAAATCAGATAACATGGATATTTCTCCTTGA
- the LOC129797225 gene encoding probable protein phosphatase 2C T23F11.1 encodes MGLTLSEPVTNKESAYCQNEHFRVGSSCMQGWRVRMEDSHTHILSLPDDPEAAFFAVYDGHGGENVAQYAGKHLHKFIVKRPEYEEHPDEAMKQAFLDIDDAMLKDEKLREQMAGSTAVTILIKNNTLYCANAGDSRAVACINGKVEVLSIDHKPNNEREMKRIFEGGGFVEYNRVNGNLALSRALGDFVFKKNTHMSPQDQIVTAFPDVEVRKITPEWEFAVLACDGIWDVLSNEDVVDFCRQRIALGLYPEEICEQLMTRCLAPDFQMGGLGGDNMTAVLVCFLHGKTYEDLQAKCSSSLNNHSPQESQESDETPDLK; translated from the exons ATGGGGCTTACACTATCGGAGCCAGTGACAAATAAAGAATCAGCCTACTGTCAGAATGAGCATTTTAGG GTCGGTTCGAGTTGCATGCAAGGATGGCGTGTTCGCATGGAAGACTCCCATACACACATCTTGTCGCTACCTGACGATCCGGAAGCAGCCTTCTTTGCCGTATACGATGGGCATGGTGGTGAAAATGTGGCACAGTATGCTGGAAAGCACCTCCACAAGTTCATTGTCAAGCGCCCAGAATATGAGGAACACCCCGATGAGGCCATGAAACAA GCATTTCTGGACATTGACGATGCAATGCTAAAAGATGAGAAGCTCCGGGAACAAATGGCTGGATCAACGGCTGTGACAATTCTTATTAAGAATAACACGCTTTATTGTGCAAATGCAGGAGATTCAAGAGCAGTGGCATGCATTAATGGTAAGGTGGAGGTTCTCTCGATTGATCACAAGCCCAACAATGAACGTGAGATGAAGAGAATCTTTGAGGGTGGAGGATTCGTCGAGTATAATCGTGTCAATGGGAATTTGGCTCTTTCGCGTGCTCTAGGTGATTTTGTCTTCAAGAAAAACACCCACATGAGTCCACAGGATCAAATTGTCACGG CCTTTCCGGATGTTGAGGTGAGAAAAATCACACCGGAATGGGAGTTTGCTGTATTAGCTTGCGATGGAATTTGGGATGTACTCAGCAATGAAGATGTTGTGGACTTTTGTAGGCAGCGAATAGCTCTTGGTCTCTATCCAGAGGAGATTTGTGAACAATTGATGACACGATGTCTCGCCCCAGACTTTCAGATGGGTGGTTTGGGGGGTGATAATATGACAGCGGTGCTTGTGTGCTTCTTGCACGGTAAAACGTACGAGGACTTGCAGGCCAAATGTTCCTCATCACTCAACAATCACTCACCGCAAGAGTCGCAGGAGAGCGATGAAACTCCAGACCTCAAGTGA
- the LOC129797204 gene encoding uncharacterized protein LOC129797204, whose amino-acid sequence MIFWWCFVVFIGAARISSGQLAWSPIQVESNNQVDLFTRQASGCPCQWRSQVDAADTGCACCVRGGCQCGEISPGRCVQCGLEMNCLNMCNITLDSRALQNSSGLSFGLIKSPILQGPVTCKYYLRPVAGQRVELQVYRLVSVGRFNGKHCEGGSLHFGESIGGTETSRSAFLCGANERYSPPAVLFSDDGATTLIFEITEKTVRSQFLAFFSFTSLSNPIVGFHPRGGTRVTSSECDWSYHDVSCMSSSSCAIASPGFPGIYPPDMVCRYHIVTSSIHTKVRITFTSLLLPENKCESHYLALYVGTTSGDDRLATWCGSQKEEKVVTGPNLVLVFHSGSSVPPFDYNGFAATLEFIAPPQTTTTPAPPPVVHPPVWNPATGIEPPGSVPWAGSSPKFTPCDKVITESNGRSGHFDTRGRPFATNCRLIFKGRSTDIVHISLFNYRLKAPSCRSVIEIMDGSYDSHRRSLHKTCSPAVRHARDSNGIFVPPQTFISSGPQIIISLRRSTAATDPNDIEFIDGAYMFHDEEQSGTLQPASLCDSHHYGMSSPETGMVSGLGNEHLYWNVEGPLSCAHHFIPGANQSVTVTIEHLERMNPKPPCETLCGDSGCHCITSVTPLEEIDHLRLVGEDDQTLSCLCGSFRTEWFPVSLRTWSPVRLVYSVAQYSWNTKGFIFRTAYTFNNDAMCGQRTFTTHTGELHSRNFVGVPFLLNSFYHQQCTWILDSNVERQLFVEITSEQSRPCGAWNISIHEFSPAEEENNHAGALLHQFCPRDKHKLFTMPWKSSTVVVRVQAMTRTPPVYVVRWRSQVVRANTRLGPPTPAPNKTSKAQRLVSNILKIVACFSAHVLLKRQLIF is encoded by the exons ATGATTTTTTGGTGGTGTTTTGTGGTTTTTATTGGCGCCGCGAGGATATCGAGTGGTCAGCTGGCATGGTCACCCATTCAAGTTGAATCGAACAATCAAGTGGATCTCTTTACGCGCCAAGCTTCGGGATGCCCATGTCAATGGCGCTCCCAAGTGGATGCTGCGGACACAGGATGTGCATGTTGTGTCCGTGGTGGGTGTCAGTGTGGTGAAATATCACCTGGAAGGTGTGTCCAGTGCGGCCTAGAGATGAATTGTCTCAACA TGTGCAACATCACCCTTGATTCCCGAGCACTGCAAAATAGCAGTGGTCTCAGTTTTGGGCTGATTAAATCGCCCATTTTACAGGGGCCTGTTACGTGCAAATATTACCTAAGGCCCGTCGCTGGGCAGCGTGTGGAGCTTCAGGTTTATCGCCTAGTGTCCGTGGGACGTTTCAATGGGAAACACTGCGAGGGTggatctttgcattttggggaATCAATTGGCGGAACAGAGACCAGTCGGAGTGCTTTTCTCTGTGGCGCCAATGAAAGATATTCTCCACCAGCCGTTCTTTTCTCAGATGATGGAGCCACTACGCTTATATTTGA GATAACGGAAAAGACGGTGAGGTCTCAGTTCCTGGCATTCTTCAGCTTTACCTCCCTCAGTAATCCCATTGTGGGATTTCATCCTCGAGGCGGCACCAGAGTTACGTCGTCGGAATGCGACTGGTCATACCATGATGTCTCATGTATGTCGTCGAGTTCGTGTGCTATCGCCAGTCCAGGATTCCCAGGAATTTATCCCCCAGACATGGTCTGTCGCTATCATATTGTGACATCTTCAATCCACACCAAAGTCAGAATTACCTTTACATCGCTCCTTCTACCCGAAAA TAAATGCGAATCACACTATTTGGCACTCTATGTGGGAACAACATCGGGAGATGATCGTTTAGCAACGTGGTGTGGTTCacagaaagaagaaaaggtGGTCACAGGTCCAAATCTCGTATTGGTCTTCCATTCGGGCTCCTCCGTTCCACCATTCGATTATAATGGTTTCGCTGCAACACTGGAATTTATTGCTCCACCCCAGACAACTACAACTCCTGCCCCACCACCTGTTGTCCATCCACCAGTTTGGAATCCAGCTACTGGCATTGAACCACCCGGAAGTGTTCCGTGGGCCGGATCAAGTCCCAAATTTACACCATGTGACAAAGTTATAACGGAATCAAATGGAAGATCTGGACACTTTGATACTCGGGGACGACCCTTTGCTACCAACTGTCGTCTTATTTTTAAAGGGCGCTCTACAGATATAGTACACATTTCTCTCTTCAACTATCGACTAAA GGCTCCATCGTGTCGATCTGTGATCGAAATAATGGATGGGTCGTATGATAGTCACCGCAGATCATTGCATAAGACATGCTCACCTGCCGTGAGACATGCTCGTGACTCAAATGGTATCTTTGTTCCTCCACAAACTTTCATCTCTTCCGGGCCACAGATAATTATTTCTCTGAGAAGATCAACTGCAGCCACCGACCCCAATGATATCGAGTTCATCGATGGCGCCTACATGTTTCACGATG AGGAGCAAAGTGGTACACTCCAGCCAGCATCGCTATGTGATTCTCATCACTATGGCATGAGCAGTCCGGAAACTGGGATGGTGAGTGGATTGGGGAATGAGCATCTGTACTGGAATGTCGAGGGACCTCTCTCGTGTGCTCACCACTTTATCCCAGGGGCAAATCAGAGTGTAACAGTGACG attgaacACTTGGAGCGGATGAACCCAAAGCCTCCGTGTGAGACTCTCTGTGGCGATAGTGGTTGCCACTGCATTACAAGTGTGACTCCACTCGAGGAGATTGATCATCTGCGACTTGTGGGTGAAGACGACCAAACACTGAGTTGCCTGTGTGGTTCTTTTCGCACAGAATGGTTCCCAGTGTCCCTACGGACATGGTCCCCAGTGAGATTAGTGTACTCAGTGGCGCAGTATTCGTGGAATACAAAAGGATTTATCTTCAGAACCGCCTATACTTTCAATAATGATGCTATGTGTGGTCAAAGAACCTTCACCACACATACTGGAGAGCTTCACTCGCGAAATTTCGTCGGAGTCCCCTTCTTGCTCAATTCTTTCTATCATCAGCAATGTACCTGGATTCTGGACTCAAATGTGGAGCGCCAGCTCTTTGTGGAAATCACATCGGAGCAGAGTCGCCCATGTGGCGCCTGGAATATCAGTATCCATGAATTTTCACCCGCCGAAGAAGAGAATAATCACGCTGGAGCACTTCTCCATCAATTTTGTCCACGCGACAAGCACAAACTTTTCACAATGCCATGGAAATCCAGCACGGTGGTTGTGAG GGTGCAAGCAATGACACGAACGCCACCAGTTTACGTGGTGCGATGGCGATCTCAGGTGGTACGTGCCAATACGAGACTCGGTCCCCCCACACCAGCACCCAATAAGACTTCGAAAGCTCAGAGACTAGTGAGCAACATCCTTAAGATTGTTGCCTGCTTCTCTGCCCACGTACTTCTCAAGcgccaattaattttttaa
- the LOC129797215 gene encoding methanethiol oxidase, translating into MPSCGPGYSSPLAAMAGPKEKLLYVITVQPDKEHPEGDYLSTVDVDPESPTFCQVIHRTFTNRPGVEIHHCGWNTCSSCHQKNADEKCLPKRNKLILPSLTGDTIFVMSTEKDPRAPELIKVINGEEMRKMNVCAPHTSHCLADGNIMISTLGDADGNAKGDFVLLDPEFNLKETWTRGEKKAACGYDFWYQPYFDVMVSSEWGPPRQFRRGFHAADLEDYGTHLNFYRWSTRELEYSIDLGKEGVTPLEIRFLHNPKKAEGFVGCAVYSKVFRFHKPEGSDKFVVEKVIDVPPKELGNLQKSNGMMTDILISLDDRFLYFSNWTHGDVRQYDISNPAKPKLTGQIFLNGAIVSDSGLVVVKDRELSSQPEPVFVKGRRLEGGPQMLQLSLDGKRLYVSSSLYSPWDKQFYPKMVKAGGTIVQLDVDTVNGGMKLNPNFLVDFGNEPNGPTLPHEMRYPGGDCTSDIWLAQD; encoded by the exons ATGCCATCCTGCGGTCCTGGATATTCTTCACCCCTGGCAGCCATGGCGGGTCCCAAGGAGAAGCTCCTCTACGTTATTACAGTGCAACCGGATAAGGAGCATCCCGAGGGAGATTATCTCTCCACCGTTGATGTCGACCCCGAAAGCCCAACTTTCTGTCAAGTCATCCATCGCACATTCACTAATCGCCCTGGAGTTGAGATACATCATTGTGGCTGGAACACTTGCTCCAGTTGCCATCAGAAAAATGCTGATGAGAAGTGCCTTCCGAAGAGGAACAAACTCATTCTACCAAGCCTCACTGGGGACACAATCTTCGTGATGAGTACCGAGAAAGATCCCCGAGCTCCGGAGCTCATCAAGGTTATCAATGGAGAGGAAATGCGCAAAATGAACGTTTGTGCTCCTCATACATCACACTGCCTTGCAGATGGAAATATTATGATTTCGACACTTGGGGATGCTGATGGCAATGCAAAGGGTGATTTCGTTCTCCTCGATCCCGAGTTTAACTTGAAGGAGACTTGGACACGAGGCGAGAAGAAAGCCGCCTGTGGGTATGATTTCTGGTATCAGCCCTATTTTGATGTGATGGTGTCCTCCGAATGGGGTCCACCACGTCAATTCCGACGCGGATTTCATGCAGCTGATCTCGAAGATTATGGAACTCATCTCAATTTCTACCGTTGGAGCACAAGAGAGCTCGAATATTCCATTGATTTGGGCAAGGAGGGTGTAACACCCCTTGAGATTCGCTTCCTTCATAATCCCAAGAAGGCTGAGGGCTTTGTCGGATGTGCTGTTTATTCCAAGGTGTTCCGTTTCCACAAGCCCGAGGGTTCGGATAAGTTTGTCGTGGAGAAAGTCATCGATGTGCCACCAAAGGAGTTGgggaatttgcaaaagagCAATGGAATGATGACAGACATCCTCATATCACTTGACGACAGATTCCTCTACTTTAGTAATTGGACTCATGGTGATGTGCGTCAGTACGACATCAGCAATCCCGCAAAACCCAAACTCACTGGTCAAATCTTCCTCAATGGTGCCATTGTGTCCGATTCAGGGCTTGTGGTTGTTAAGGATAGGGAGCTCTCGAGTCAACCAGAACCGGTCTTCGTGAAGGGACGGCGACTCGAGGGAGGCCCTCAGATGCTTCAGTTGTCACTTGATGGGAAACGACTCTACGTCTCTTCCAGTCTCTACTCACCTTGGGATAAGCAG TTCTACCCGAAGATGGTGAAGGCAGGCGGAACAATAGTGCAATTGGACGTAGACACCGTGAATGGTGGGATGAAGCTGAATCCCAACTTTCTCGTTGACTTTGGCAACGAACCCAATGGACCGACCCTTCCTCACGAAATGCGATATCCCGGCGGTGATTGCACATCGGATATTTGGCTGGCGCAGGATTAA